In a genomic window of candidate division WOR-3 bacterium:
- a CDS encoding lysylphosphatidylglycerol synthase transmembrane domain-containing protein produces the protein MNPGPDRPQKKLNWLRYTLGTLIVVVSFYFLLSRLIRDWHQIPFDRIRFQPGLLILSYLILLLFHFPLGAWGWQLLLAGLDARLPFGRALAILTVTQLGKYAPGKVWFTLGRMSFARREGVPEARSLASVVIETGFLLLAAVFLFAFAILLLPRTVVPRTIYYSFLLAPLTLLVTYPPILNRILKPLLRLFRQPLFELRISYPRLLLILGVYVLDWFVQGLGCFVLFNSFYPLPFSRLPILLGGYAISWILGFVILIAPAGLGIREGIYTYILKLVMPETVAIISALITRIWMSTAELAMALLCLPVLSRRLKDEKTDKHRR, from the coding sequence ATGAACCCCGGTCCGGACCGCCCGCAGAAAAAGCTCAACTGGCTCCGATATACCCTGGGCACGCTCATCGTCGTTGTCTCATTCTATTTTCTCCTCAGCCGGCTCATCCGCGACTGGCACCAGATTCCATTTGACCGTATCCGCTTTCAGCCCGGACTCCTGATTCTCTCCTATCTCATCCTGCTGCTGTTTCATTTCCCGCTCGGTGCCTGGGGCTGGCAGCTGCTCCTTGCCGGTCTGGACGCCCGGCTCCCGTTCGGACGGGCACTCGCCATTCTCACTGTCACCCAGCTGGGAAAATATGCACCCGGCAAGGTCTGGTTCACGCTCGGCAGAATGTCCTTTGCCCGCCGGGAAGGTGTTCCGGAAGCCCGAAGCCTCGCCAGTGTGGTCATTGAAACCGGTTTTCTCCTGCTCGCCGCGGTATTCCTGTTCGCCTTTGCCATCTTGCTCCTGCCCCGCACCGTCGTTCCCCGCACCATTTATTACTCATTCCTCCTTGCTCCCCTCACTCTGCTGGTCACCTATCCCCCGATTCTCAACCGCATCCTCAAACCGCTGCTCCGGCTGTTCCGGCAGCCCCTCTTTGAACTCCGAATTTCCTATCCCCGGTTACTGCTTATTCTTGGCGTCTATGTCCTGGACTGGTTTGTTCAGGGGCTGGGCTGCTTTGTGCTCTTCAACTCCTTTTATCCCCTCCCCTTTTCCCGGCTGCCGATTCTGCTGGGCGGGTACGCCATCTCCTGGATTCTGGGATTTGTCATCCTGATTGCCCCGGCCGGACTCGGCATCCGCGAAGGCATCTATACTTACATACTCAAACTGGTAATGCCGGAAACAGTTGCTATCATATCAGCGTTGATCACCAGAATCTGGATGAGCACCGCCGAACTGGCAATGGCACTTCTCTGTCTGCCGGTTCTGAGCCGCAGATTGAAGGATGAGAAAACGGATAAACACCGGAGGTAA
- a CDS encoding glycosyltransferase family 4 protein, which yields MKILYIATAYPRSEQDIITPWLVETVRRLQSAGLQITMFTSAYAGLGDQIIFGTPVKRFRYFFARWERLTHDETAIDRVQKGLLNKLLAVFYLFFGTIACWRLCRKEKFDIIHVHWPLPHFLFGWAGAKACGAPIVISFHGAELMAVRHKFRILRPFLRWAISRADRVTANSTHTVRAIQEIFNRQVDIIPFGATVGEPARSSEPGVNGEKHVLFVGRLVERKGVRYLIQAAALLRQKQPVIIDIVGSGPELAALRKLTAELGLEGTVRFHGSVPQAQLEELYARCDLFVLPAVIDAKGDTEGLGVVLIEAMTCKKPVIASAVGGITDLVIDGKTGLTVPPADPEALARAIARLLENPGLARNLAEGGYEHIQRNYSWHAIIDRLINLYHQLQPAGSEK from the coding sequence ATGAAGATATTATACATCGCCACCGCCTACCCGCGCTCGGAACAGGATATCATAACACCCTGGCTCGTGGAGACGGTCCGGCGCCTGCAGTCCGCCGGCCTGCAGATCACGATGTTCACCTCCGCCTATGCCGGTCTGGGTGATCAGATCATCTTCGGCACACCGGTCAAACGTTTCCGTTACTTTTTCGCCCGCTGGGAAAGATTGACTCACGATGAGACCGCAATTGACCGGGTGCAGAAGGGGCTCTTAAACAAACTGCTGGCGGTCTTTTATCTTTTCTTCGGCACGATTGCGTGCTGGCGGCTCTGCCGGAAGGAGAAATTTGACATCATCCATGTCCACTGGCCCCTGCCCCACTTTCTTTTCGGCTGGGCAGGGGCAAAAGCCTGCGGTGCGCCGATTGTGATCAGCTTTCACGGTGCCGAGCTGATGGCGGTCCGGCACAAGTTCAGAATCCTGCGTCCGTTTCTGCGCTGGGCGATCAGCCGGGCAGACCGGGTAACCGCCAACTCCACCCATACGGTCCGGGCGATCCAGGAAATCTTTAACCGGCAGGTGGACATCATCCCGTTCGGCGCCACGGTGGGGGAACCGGCCCGTTCGTCTGAACCTGGTGTCAACGGTGAAAAACATGTTCTGTTTGTCGGCAGGCTGGTTGAGCGCAAGGGTGTCCGGTATCTGATTCAGGCGGCAGCACTCCTCCGGCAAAAACAGCCGGTGATCATTGACATTGTCGGCTCCGGTCCCGAGCTTGCCGCACTCCGGAAACTGACCGCCGAACTGGGACTGGAAGGGACGGTCCGGTTTCACGGCTCAGTACCGCAGGCACAGCTGGAGGAACTGTATGCCCGCTGTGATCTGTTTGTTCTGCCGGCGGTAATTGATGCCAAGGGCGACACTGAAGGGCTGGGGGTTGTGCTCATTGAGGCGATGACCTGTAAAAAACCGGTAATTGCCTCGGCAGTGGGCGGGATCACCGATCTGGTAATTGACGGCAAAACCGGACTGACGGTACCGCCTGCGGACCCGGAGGCGCTTGCCCGGGCAATTGCCCGCCTGCTGGAAAATCCCGGACTTGCCCGTAACCTGGCAGAGGGCGGCTACGAACACATCCAGCGCAACTACTCCTGGCATGCGATCATTGACCGGCTCATCAACCTTTATCACCAGCTTCAGCCCGCCGGCTCGGAAAAATGA
- the rpsT gene encoding 30S ribosomal protein S20, whose amino-acid sequence MAKRSISVLRQARKNERRRQLNRTRRLALKKAVKAVRSARTKEEALKAFITAQSVIDRSAKNRIIHPNTASRLKSRLMKAISYLR is encoded by the coding sequence TTGGCAAAAAGAAGCATTTCGGTTCTGAGACAGGCGAGGAAAAATGAGCGGCGCCGGCAGCTCAACCGCACCCGCCGCCTGGCACTGAAAAAGGCGGTCAAGGCGGTTCGTTCTGCCCGGACGAAAGAGGAGGCGCTGAAGGCGTTCATCACCGCTCAGTCGGTAATTGACCGTTCTGCCAAGAACCGCATCATTCACCCGAATACCGCCAGCCGGCTCAAGTCGCGCCTGATGAAGGCGATCTCATATCTCCGTTAA
- a CDS encoding VTT domain-containing protein — MNRRQRRAVFLLLTGLVLVAVILVLVVRRWGYIFSSPEELRRLVHSWGVWAPLGTILLQLVQIVLAPLPGNLLAFAAGYALGFWPTIVWLMIGVLGGATITFLLSRALGRRLLRVFVPGPALERFDRQVIERGTFYLFLLLLVPNPIGDWVYYLAGLTRIPLPFFLLLVLLARLPSNIIECGIGASAIRFGLREWLIFGLVVVLLTAGYLLNQHRIEHLLLRLARLRDGN; from the coding sequence ATGAACAGGCGACAGCGCAGAGCAGTTTTTCTGCTTTTAACCGGGCTGGTGCTGGTGGCTGTGATTCTGGTGCTGGTGGTGAGGCGCTGGGGTTATATATTCAGCAGTCCGGAAGAGCTGCGCCGGCTGGTTCACTCCTGGGGAGTCTGGGCACCGCTGGGCACGATTCTGCTCCAGCTGGTGCAGATTGTGCTGGCACCCCTGCCGGGAAACCTGCTGGCGTTTGCTGCCGGTTATGCCCTGGGTTTCTGGCCCACGATTGTCTGGCTCATGATCGGGGTGCTGGGCGGTGCTACTATCACCTTTCTGCTCAGCCGGGCGCTGGGCAGAAGGCTGCTCAGGGTTTTTGTGCCCGGACCGGCGCTGGAACGGTTTGACCGCCAGGTGATTGAACGGGGCACATTTTACCTTTTTCTTCTTCTGCTGGTGCCGAATCCGATCGGCGACTGGGTTTACTATCTTGCCGGGCTGACCCGTATTCCCCTGCCCTTTTTTCTCCTGCTGGTTCTGCTTGCCCGGCTGCCGAGTAACATCATTGAGTGCGGGATTGGTGCCAGCGCAATCCGGTTCGGACTCCGGGAATGGCTGATTTTCGGTCTGGTGGTTGTTCTGCTTACCGCCGGCTACCTGCTCAATCAGCACCGGATTGAACATTTGCTTTTGCGGCTTGCCCGGCTCCGGGATGGTAATTGA
- the accC gene encoding acetyl-CoA carboxylase biotin carboxylase subunit: protein MLKKVLVANRGEIALRIIRACRDLGVRSVSAYSEADRDSLPVKLADERVCIGPAPAQLSYLNVSRVIAAALVKGCDAVHPGYGFLSENADFAEAVTESGLIFIGPKPETIRLLGDKVTARARMQAAGVPVVPGSEGVIDNVKDAARIAREIGYPVILKAAAGGGGKGMRVIREEAELETGWNLCQAEAHRSFDDSRLYLEKYIAAARHIEVQILADSKGNCISLGERDCSAQRRHQKLLEESPAPGISAELRARLSQWAKSAARAAGYLNAGTVEFICDREGNCYFMEMNARLQVEHPVTELVTGVDIVCEQLKIAGGERLEIRENPDWPWGHALECRIYAEDPENDFQPSPGMITDLFLPAGQGVRIDTYIYPGYRVPPNYDPLIAKFVTWGRDRDEALRRMERALYETTIAGIATTIDFHRRLLSSPRFRRADLTTTLLDEVW from the coding sequence ATGTTGAAAAAGGTGCTGGTTGCCAACCGTGGTGAGATTGCCCTGAGAATCATCCGGGCGTGCCGGGATCTGGGGGTCAGGTCGGTGAGCGCCTATTCGGAGGCGGACCGGGATTCGCTGCCGGTAAAGCTGGCGGATGAGCGGGTATGTATCGGTCCGGCGCCGGCCCAGCTTTCCTATCTCAATGTCTCCCGGGTGATTGCGGCGGCTCTGGTCAAAGGGTGTGATGCGGTTCATCCCGGCTACGGATTTCTCTCCGAGAATGCCGATTTTGCCGAGGCGGTAACTGAATCGGGATTGATATTCATCGGTCCGAAACCGGAGACGATCCGGCTCTTGGGCGACAAGGTGACCGCCCGGGCGCGGATGCAGGCTGCCGGTGTGCCGGTGGTACCCGGGTCGGAGGGGGTAATTGACAATGTCAAGGATGCGGCAAGAATCGCCCGGGAGATCGGTTATCCGGTGATCCTGAAGGCGGCGGCTGGTGGCGGCGGCAAGGGAATGCGGGTGATCCGGGAGGAGGCGGAGCTGGAAACCGGCTGGAACCTGTGTCAGGCTGAGGCGCACCGCTCGTTTGATGACAGCCGGCTCTATCTGGAAAAGTATATCGCCGCTGCCCGGCACATTGAGGTCCAGATTCTGGCAGACTCAAAAGGGAACTGCATCAGCCTGGGGGAGCGGGACTGTTCAGCCCAGCGCCGGCACCAGAAGTTATTGGAGGAGAGTCCGGCACCAGGAATCAGTGCCGAGCTGCGTGCCCGGCTTTCCCAATGGGCAAAATCGGCAGCCCGGGCAGCCGGTTATCTGAATGCCGGGACCGTGGAGTTCATCTGTGACCGGGAGGGGAACTGTTACTTCATGGAGATGAACGCAAGGCTGCAGGTTGAGCATCCGGTTACCGAACTGGTTACCGGTGTGGACATCGTTTGTGAGCAGTTGAAGATCGCCGGGGGCGAAAGGCTGGAGATCAGGGAAAATCCGGACTGGCCCTGGGGCCATGCGCTGGAATGCCGGATTTATGCCGAGGACCCGGAGAATGATTTTCAGCCTTCACCGGGCATGATTACTGATCTCTTTCTTCCTGCCGGACAGGGGGTCAGGATTGACACCTATATCTATCCCGGCTACCGGGTCCCGCCCAATTATGACCCGCTGATTGCCAAGTTCGTTACCTGGGGCAGGGATCGGGACGAGGCGCTCCGCCGGATGGAGCGGGCGCTGTATGAGACGACCATCGCCGGCATTGCGACCACGATTGACTTTCACCGCCGGCTGTTGTCCAGTCCCCGCTTCCGCCGTGCCGATCTGACTACTACCCTGCTCGATGAGGTCTGGTAG
- a CDS encoding valine--tRNA ligase has product MIENYHSDFPTRYDPKPVEEKWYRFWEEKGYHIANPESPKPKFSIVIPPPNVTGSLHMGHALDNTLPDIIIRRKKMQGYETLWLPGTDHAGIGTQVKVEQMLAKEGKTRFDLGREGFLRRAWEWKEKYGNQIVGQLRRLGCLLDWSRFRFTLDEVCARAVREAFVRYYEAGLIYRGLRIVNWCPRCRTALSDLEVKDVPEQSHLWYIRYPFADEPERFLVVATTRPETMLGDTAVAVNPEDERYQTLVGRMLELPLTGRKIPVIGDPAVEMDFGTGAVKVTPAHDPADFEIGERHGLERLKVIGEDGRMTGAVPEKYRGLTVAECRQAVVEDLKAQGLLEKIEDYQHAVGTCDRCGTVIEPLASEQWFVRMKPLAEPAIKVVEQGKVRFFPERWNKVYLEWMRGVRDWCISRQLWWGHRIPVWYCGCGEIIVSRQDPDRCPKCGSSSLRQDEDVLDTWFSSALWPFATMGWPEETIDYRTFFPTNFLTTDPDIIFRWEARMIFSSIFFTGRIPFRDVYIHSTVLDKTGARMSRSKGIGVDPLEIIEQYGTDACRFTIAYLESQSQSYRLWNERFELGRNFCNKLWNACRLVAPHISGVGGELTASGLAPVDNWIIARFNQALERVNRGIDGYNFAAAAQAVYEFFWHDLCDWYLEFAKPRLRTGEPGVRTVLYHLFRHTLQLLHPFMPFITEELWHRLGLGTGSILDSVWPGPLPGDEAEVALVERLQELITGIRQVRAEMRVPAKSQVECVVNTGDEEFRRFLTENEGLVAELAKVSRLSFSPVRPAASSVVVLKEGEAFIPLAGIVDVQKELARLKKEAAELERLIAEIDRRLNSPDFLERAKLEVIEREQERRQEFQSRRERILRQLEAYQE; this is encoded by the coding sequence ATGATTGAAAATTACCATTCCGATTTTCCCACCCGTTATGACCCAAAGCCGGTTGAGGAGAAGTGGTACCGGTTCTGGGAGGAGAAGGGGTATCATATTGCCAATCCGGAATCGCCGAAGCCGAAGTTTTCAATTGTAATCCCGCCGCCCAATGTCACCGGTTCACTCCACATGGGCCATGCGCTGGACAATACCCTGCCCGATATCATTATCCGGCGCAAGAAGATGCAGGGTTATGAGACGCTCTGGCTCCCCGGGACCGACCATGCGGGTATCGGCACTCAGGTAAAGGTGGAGCAGATGCTTGCCAAGGAGGGCAAGACCCGGTTTGACCTGGGACGGGAGGGATTTCTCAGGCGGGCATGGGAGTGGAAGGAGAAATACGGCAATCAGATTGTGGGTCAGTTGCGCCGGCTCGGCTGTCTGCTGGACTGGAGCCGGTTCCGGTTTACGCTGGATGAGGTGTGTGCCCGGGCGGTGCGGGAGGCGTTTGTCCGGTATTACGAAGCCGGGCTGATTTATCGCGGGCTGCGGATTGTCAACTGGTGCCCGCGCTGCCGGACCGCCCTTTCTGATCTGGAGGTGAAGGATGTGCCGGAGCAGTCTCATCTCTGGTATATCCGTTATCCGTTCGCGGATGAGCCGGAACGGTTCTTAGTGGTGGCGACCACCAGGCCGGAGACGATGCTTGGTGACACCGCGGTCGCGGTCAATCCCGAGGACGAGCGTTATCAGACACTGGTCGGCAGGATGCTGGAACTGCCCCTGACCGGCAGAAAGATTCCGGTGATTGGTGATCCGGCGGTGGAGATGGATTTCGGCACCGGAGCGGTCAAGGTGACACCGGCACATGACCCGGCAGACTTTGAGATCGGCGAACGGCACGGGCTGGAGCGGCTCAAGGTGATCGGTGAGGACGGAAGAATGACCGGTGCCGTGCCGGAGAAGTACCGGGGTCTGACGGTTGCCGAGTGCCGGCAGGCGGTGGTTGAGGATCTGAAGGCGCAGGGGCTGCTGGAGAAGATTGAGGATTATCAGCATGCGGTCGGGACCTGTGACCGGTGCGGAACGGTGATTGAGCCGCTGGCAAGTGAACAGTGGTTTGTCCGGATGAAGCCGCTGGCGGAGCCGGCGATCAAGGTGGTGGAACAGGGCAAGGTGCGGTTCTTTCCCGAGCGCTGGAACAAGGTCTATCTGGAGTGGATGCGGGGGGTCCGGGACTGGTGCATCTCCCGCCAGCTCTGGTGGGGACACCGGATTCCGGTCTGGTACTGCGGGTGCGGTGAGATTATCGTCAGTCGGCAGGACCCGGACCGCTGTCCGAAGTGCGGTTCGAGCAGTCTGCGCCAGGATGAGGATGTGCTGGACACCTGGTTCTCCTCTGCCCTCTGGCCCTTTGCCACCATGGGCTGGCCTGAGGAGACGATTGACTACCGGACATTTTTCCCGACCAACTTCCTGACTACCGATCCGGACATCATCTTCCGCTGGGAGGCGCGGATGATCTTCTCCAGCATCTTCTTCACCGGCAGGATTCCGTTCCGGGATGTTTACATCCATTCCACTGTGCTGGATAAGACCGGTGCCCGGATGAGCCGGTCCAAGGGGATCGGGGTTGACCCGCTGGAGATCATTGAGCAGTACGGAACCGATGCCTGCCGGTTTACGATCGCCTATCTGGAAAGCCAGTCGCAGAGCTACCGGCTCTGGAATGAACGGTTTGAGCTGGGGAGAAATTTCTGCAACAAGCTCTGGAACGCCTGCCGGCTGGTGGCACCGCACATTTCCGGAGTTGGCGGGGAACTGACAGCATCCGGTCTGGCACCGGTGGACAACTGGATCATCGCCCGGTTTAATCAGGCGCTGGAGCGGGTGAACCGTGGTATTGACGGCTACAATTTTGCTGCGGCGGCACAGGCGGTCTATGAGTTCTTCTGGCATGACCTGTGTGACTGGTATCTGGAGTTTGCCAAACCGCGGCTGAGGACCGGTGAGCCCGGGGTGAGGACGGTGCTTTACCATCTGTTCCGCCACACCCTTCAGCTGCTCCATCCGTTCATGCCCTTTATCACTGAAGAGCTCTGGCACCGGCTGGGACTGGGCACCGGCTCAATTCTGGATTCAGTCTGGCCCGGTCCGCTGCCAGGAGATGAGGCAGAAGTGGCGCTGGTGGAGCGGTTGCAGGAGCTGATAACCGGAATCCGGCAGGTGCGGGCAGAGATGCGGGTGCCGGCAAAGAGCCAGGTGGAATGTGTGGTCAATACCGGTGATGAGGAGTTTCGGCGATTTCTGACTGAAAATGAGGGGCTGGTTGCTGAGCTGGCAAAGGTTTCCCGGCTCAGCTTCAGCCCGGTCCGGCCGGCGGCTTCGTCAGTGGTGGTGCTCAAGGAGGGCGAGGCGTTCATTCCGCTGGCAGGAATTGTTGATGTTCAGAAGGAGCTGGCACGACTGAAGAAGGAGGCAGCGGAACTGGAGCGGCTGATTGCGGAGATTGACCGGCGTCTGAACAGCCCTGATTTTCTTGAACGGGCGAAGCTGGAGGTGATTGAGCGGGAGCAGGAACGACGGCAGGAGTTTCAATCCCGCCGGGAACGGATTCTGCGCCAGCTGGAGGCATATCAGGAATGA
- a CDS encoding DUF5683 domain-containing protein: MLPPGGDSALRTLPVKSPGRAVLFSLLFPGGGQLYTGRYWKAAVIAPAELGLGYLSYQEHLRAEQARAEADTAKYRYYRDRRTTFLWWTAATVVFSMADAYVSAQMFGFEQELRLDVGPDRFGVRVAIR, translated from the coding sequence TTGCTTCCGCCCGGGGGCGATTCTGCATTGCGAACTCTGCCAGTAAAATCACCCGGCAGAGCGGTGCTTTTTTCGCTGCTTTTCCCCGGCGGCGGTCAGCTGTATACCGGAAGATACTGGAAGGCGGCGGTGATTGCACCCGCCGAGCTCGGGCTCGGCTATCTGAGCTATCAGGAGCATCTGCGGGCAGAGCAGGCGCGGGCAGAAGCAGATACCGCCAAATACCGTTATTACCGGGACCGGCGCACAACCTTTCTCTGGTGGACCGCAGCCACCGTGGTTTTTTCCATGGCAGATGCTTATGTCTCAGCGCAGATGTTCGGGTTCGAACAGGAACTCCGGCTGGATGTGGGACCGGACCGGTTCGGAGTCAGAGTAGCAATCAGATAG
- a CDS encoding PilT/PilU family type 4a pilus ATPase yields the protein MSDEEYFESLLAECIRRNASDLHLTVGRPPTLRVDGLLQPIEHCPVLTPDKTESFKNIATKDLRHLRAQIDNGGGGDFALNFKNMARFRVAVYKQKGYFGLALRLIPRRILSFEELFVPTHLIPRIKSLLDRPHGLILVTGPTGMGKTTTQATFVDYILESPRHVLTIEDPIEFVHDHKKGLVTQREVGVDVSSFREAIMKGLRSNPNVILVAEIRDLATAEATIWAAESGHLVIGTLHTTNAPETVTRFIDIFPPEIRDQIRIQFSISLLAVFSQRLLLRAEGKGRIGCYEIMIATPAVRNLIRERKIEHLYSAIQTGSSEGSMTFDAYLAELYRAGKVTYETAIASAFDPKGFRELVEFGSKMRRH from the coding sequence ATGTCTGACGAAGAATATTTTGAGTCACTCTTAGCCGAGTGCATTCGTCGCAACGCCTCTGACCTTCATTTAACAGTCGGACGTCCGCCAACACTGCGCGTCGACGGGTTACTCCAGCCGATTGAACACTGCCCGGTCCTGACCCCGGACAAAACCGAAAGCTTCAAGAACATCGCCACCAAGGACTTGCGCCACCTCCGTGCCCAGATTGACAACGGCGGCGGTGGTGACTTTGCCCTCAACTTCAAGAACATGGCACGTTTCCGGGTTGCGGTCTACAAGCAGAAAGGCTATTTCGGACTGGCACTGCGACTCATTCCCCGCCGTATCCTTTCCTTTGAGGAACTCTTTGTCCCGACCCACCTCATTCCGCGGATCAAATCGCTCCTTGACCGGCCCCACGGACTGATTCTCGTTACCGGTCCGACCGGAATGGGCAAGACCACTACTCAGGCGACCTTTGTTGACTATATCCTGGAAAGCCCGCGGCATGTGCTCACAATTGAAGACCCGATCGAGTTCGTCCACGACCACAAGAAAGGTCTGGTAACCCAGCGCGAAGTTGGCGTTGATGTATCCAGTTTCCGTGAAGCGATTATGAAAGGGTTGCGTTCCAACCCGAATGTCATTCTCGTTGCCGAGATCCGGGATCTGGCGACCGCTGAAGCCACCATCTGGGCGGCGGAATCCGGACACCTGGTGATCGGCACCCTGCATACCACTAACGCACCGGAAACGGTCACCCGCTTCATCGACATCTTCCCACCGGAAATCCGTGACCAGATCCGAATCCAGTTCTCAATCTCGCTGCTCGCGGTCTTCTCCCAGCGGCTGCTCCTGCGGGCAGAAGGCAAGGGCAGAATCGGCTGTTACGAAATCATGATCGCCACTCCTGCAGTGCGCAATCTGATCCGCGAACGCAAAATTGAACACCTGTACTCAGCAATTCAGACCGGCTCCTCAGAAGGCAGTATGACATTTGATGCCTATCTGGCAGAGCTGTATCGGGCGGGTAAGGTCACCTACGAAACCGCGATCGCATCCGCATTTGATCCGAAGGGCTTCCGCGAACTGGTTGAGTTCGGCAGCAAGATGCGGCGGCACTGA
- a CDS encoding C25 family cysteine peptidase, with product MKKYLFFLSLTLTALAFADEGARYLIIATDALAPIVQPLAEWKHYSGMQCKVVKLSEIGGADTNAIKTYIRNAYNNWPVRPEYVLLVGSPSALPARFYRIQQQYGYYSDNIYGDINSDLYMDIPVGRFPAKSARQCSVMVFKTLAYEKSPDLTDSLWMRRLTTVIRENQDSDDTIYWNDIRIAASLAGSNNFVSCDSLSYLRGNNANDVVNSVTNGTAMVLYRGTGVSNWYEPFAVNPALTSNGSKLPIILSITCETMTLAPGESMVGDAWVKAGTPASLKGAVAFFGNTHSLASSNLTVRKRSAVARAFFKTVFQENNYILGKAMIRAKDSLYRAFADVAEYRGFNLLGDPALDIWTDTPRHPLVEHPAEIPPGPQEFPVFVYLNSQPVRNALVCVSMDTTVYEYGYTDNSGLVVFNINPPDTGSLRLVVTGHNLYPYDTLIPVRLTAVTEQPPAFRTVNLTAIPGTFITGTRFFWSPAELPTDITIYDASGRPVTEIIHARSGVNWDGTDRNGRKCPAGIYLCRLSISPATTIKLLKLK from the coding sequence ATGAAAAAGTATCTGTTTTTCCTCAGCCTGACCCTTACCGCCCTGGCTTTTGCCGATGAGGGGGCAAGGTATCTGATTATTGCCACTGACGCCCTTGCTCCAATCGTTCAACCGCTGGCTGAATGGAAGCACTATTCCGGAATGCAGTGCAAGGTAGTAAAACTGTCAGAAATCGGCGGCGCGGATACGAATGCAATAAAAACCTACATCCGCAACGCCTACAACAACTGGCCGGTCCGGCCCGAGTATGTCCTGCTCGTTGGTTCGCCCAGCGCCCTGCCGGCACGATTCTACCGCATCCAGCAACAGTACGGTTACTATTCCGACAATATCTATGGTGATATCAACAGCGACCTTTATATGGACATTCCGGTCGGCAGGTTTCCCGCAAAGTCTGCCCGGCAGTGCAGTGTCATGGTCTTCAAAACCCTTGCCTATGAAAAAAGCCCGGACCTGACCGACAGCCTGTGGATGCGCAGATTAACCACCGTCATCCGAGAAAACCAGGATTCAGATGATACGATTTACTGGAATGACATCAGAATTGCTGCCAGTCTTGCCGGCAGTAACAACTTTGTCAGTTGCGATTCACTGTCTTACTTGCGTGGTAACAATGCCAACGATGTCGTAAACTCAGTTACCAACGGCACCGCCATGGTGCTTTATCGGGGTACCGGAGTCAGTAACTGGTATGAACCATTTGCGGTCAATCCGGCATTAACCAGCAACGGCAGCAAACTGCCGATTATCCTTTCCATTACCTGTGAAACAATGACGCTGGCGCCCGGCGAATCAATGGTCGGTGATGCCTGGGTCAAGGCAGGCACACCCGCCAGCCTCAAGGGTGCGGTCGCATTCTTCGGTAACACGCACTCGCTCGCATCCAGTAATCTCACCGTGCGCAAAAGAAGTGCGGTCGCCCGGGCATTTTTCAAGACGGTGTTTCAGGAAAACAACTATATCCTGGGCAAGGCGATGATTCGGGCAAAGGATTCACTCTACCGGGCATTTGCCGATGTGGCGGAATACCGCGGTTTCAATCTCCTGGGTGATCCGGCGCTGGACATCTGGACCGATACCCCGCGCCATCCGCTGGTGGAGCATCCGGCAGAAATCCCGCCTGGACCTCAGGAGTTCCCGGTTTTCGTTTATCTCAACAGCCAGCCGGTCAGGAACGCCCTGGTCTGCGTCTCAATGGACACAACGGTATATGAATATGGCTATACCGACAACTCCGGACTGGTGGTATTCAACATCAACCCGCCCGACACCGGCAGTCTGCGGCTGGTGGTTACCGGGCACAACCTTTATCCCTATGACACGCTGATACCGGTCCGGCTCACCGCTGTTACCGAACAGCCCCCAGCTTTCAGAACCGTCAACCTGACCGCCATCCCCGGCACATTTATCACCGGTACCCGCTTTTTCTGGTCACCAGCAGAACTTCCAACCGATATCACCATCTATGATGCGAGCGGCAGACCGGTAACCGAAATCATTCATGCCCGCAGTGGAGTTAACTGGGATGGCACCGACCGGAATGGCAGAAAATGTCCTGCAGGTATCTATCTCTGCCGGCTCAGCATCTCACCCGCAACCACAATCAAACTTTTAAAACTGAAATAA